Proteins encoded together in one Terriglobia bacterium window:
- the rpoZ gene encoding DNA-directed RNA polymerase subunit omega, translated as MELPNNIDSKFRYILIAAKRARQLQSGVRPLVQTHTKKATKVAQQEVSAGLIPFEVIEPKTEGDKG; from the coding sequence ATGGAGTTACCCAACAACATTGACAGCAAATTCCGCTACATTCTCATTGCCGCCAAGCGGGCCCGGCAGCTTCAGTCGGGCGTCAGGCCGCTCGTCCAGACGCACACGAAAAAGGCCACCAAGGTTGCGCAGCAGGAAGTATCTGCCGGCCTGATCCCATTCGAAGTGATTGAACCGAAAACCGAGGGCGACAAGGGTTAA
- the coaBC gene encoding bifunctional phosphopantothenoylcysteine decarboxylase/phosphopantothenate--cysteine ligase CoaBC, protein MPNQTLPRNFPPDFAAEDQVMRVALGVTGGIAVYKAAELLRMLQDRGLDVQVVMSAGARNFVTPLTFAALSGHKVITELFGESGEEPNVESAIEHIAVAQGIDALVIAPATANVIAKMAGGIADDFLTTLCLATKAPIIVAPAMNVNMWENEATQRNLQTLRSRGIRVLEPDEGYLACGMIGSGRLASIESIVQAVFETLHLRDDLREETVLISAGPTEEPLDPVRYITNRSSGKMGYALAEACRWRGATVILVSGPTRLPPPAGVVVENVRTTAEMSEAMLRCLDRATMVLMAAAVVDFVPAVVETEKIKKRRGGMNLEFKLTQDILAEISRRRTDHQLIVGFAAETNHLLENAAAKVREKSLDMIVANDVTEAGAGFESDTNIVTLVFPDGQVKPLEKMSKLDVANAILDEAIGLRSKRAAAGKR, encoded by the coding sequence TTGCCAAACCAAACCCTGCCCAGGAACTTCCCGCCGGACTTCGCGGCTGAGGACCAAGTGATGCGTGTGGCGCTGGGAGTTACGGGCGGAATAGCCGTTTATAAGGCGGCGGAACTGCTTCGCATGCTTCAGGACCGCGGCCTTGACGTTCAGGTGGTGATGTCCGCCGGGGCGCGCAACTTTGTAACACCGTTAACTTTCGCGGCGCTCTCCGGCCACAAGGTCATCACGGAACTGTTCGGTGAAAGCGGCGAAGAGCCCAACGTCGAGAGCGCCATTGAGCACATTGCCGTGGCGCAAGGGATCGATGCTCTCGTCATCGCGCCCGCAACGGCGAATGTCATTGCCAAAATGGCCGGCGGGATCGCTGACGATTTCCTCACCACGCTGTGTCTGGCAACGAAAGCTCCGATCATTGTCGCTCCCGCCATGAACGTCAATATGTGGGAAAACGAGGCGACGCAGCGGAACCTGCAAACGTTGCGCTCACGCGGCATCCGGGTCCTCGAACCCGACGAAGGTTATCTGGCCTGTGGAATGATCGGGTCAGGCCGCCTCGCCTCGATCGAATCAATTGTTCAGGCTGTTTTTGAAACCCTGCACCTGCGCGATGACTTGAGGGAAGAAACGGTCCTGATCAGCGCAGGTCCAACCGAAGAACCTCTGGACCCGGTCCGATATATCACCAACCGTTCTTCCGGCAAGATGGGGTATGCGTTGGCCGAGGCATGCCGATGGCGAGGCGCCACGGTAATCCTGGTCAGCGGCCCGACGCGGCTTCCGCCGCCTGCCGGCGTCGTCGTCGAAAATGTCCGCACTACCGCCGAAATGAGCGAAGCTATGCTGCGCTGCCTTGACCGGGCGACGATGGTTTTGATGGCTGCCGCGGTGGTGGACTTTGTGCCGGCCGTCGTCGAAACCGAAAAGATCAAGAAGCGGCGCGGCGGTATGAACCTGGAATTTAAGCTAACGCAGGACATTCTTGCGGAGATTTCGCGCCGGCGGACAGACCATCAACTCATCGTCGGCTTTGCGGCGGAAACGAACCACCTGCTCGAAAATGCGGCCGCGAAGGTGCGCGAGAAAAGTCTGGACATGATCGTGGCGAATGACGTGACCGAGGCCGGCGCGGGTTTCGAGTCTGACACCAACATCGTCACGCTGGTTTTTCCTGACGGCCAGGTGAAACCGCTCGAAAAGATGAGCAAATTGGATGTGGCGAACGCCATTCTTGATGAAGCGATCGGGTTGCGCTCAAAACGCGCGGCGGCAGGCAAGCGCTAA
- a CDS encoding YicC/YloC family endoribonuclease — protein sequence MVRSMTGYSKVRLEDGGLSLNVAVKAVNHRFLDLQFRMPMALSPMEPALRGIVKRHIVRGHVEVSVNLDAAGAEELKVNREVLKAYIKICREVQDELGSAAGPDIVQLLRVPGVLSNENELSDKELAAVRKILEAALTEALETLNSMRDREGSALEKDILDRLDRLESLRKSIGKLARRIPQYAQQRLENRLHELLGAVHVDAARLAQEVAYLVSRSDIAEELTRFQSHLVQARQLIAENPEVGKKLDFLLQELNREANTLLSKTSDVPQIGGEVGRQAIEMKSEIEKIREQVQNIE from the coding sequence ATGGTCCGGAGCATGACAGGGTATAGTAAAGTACGGCTTGAAGATGGCGGGTTGTCCCTGAACGTCGCCGTCAAGGCGGTGAACCATCGCTTTCTCGATCTGCAGTTCCGAATGCCCATGGCGCTTTCGCCGATGGAACCGGCCTTGCGCGGGATCGTGAAACGCCACATCGTCCGAGGGCATGTGGAAGTCAGCGTCAATCTGGATGCCGCGGGCGCGGAAGAATTGAAAGTGAACCGCGAGGTGTTGAAAGCCTACATCAAGATTTGCCGCGAAGTGCAGGATGAACTGGGCTCCGCGGCCGGACCGGACATCGTGCAGCTCCTGAGAGTTCCCGGAGTTTTGTCGAACGAAAACGAGCTCTCAGACAAGGAACTGGCGGCAGTCCGGAAGATTCTCGAAGCTGCCCTGACGGAAGCGCTCGAAACGCTGAATTCGATGCGGGACCGCGAGGGCTCGGCGCTGGAGAAAGATATACTCGACCGCCTCGACCGCCTGGAGTCCCTGCGGAAATCCATCGGCAAACTGGCCCGCCGCATACCCCAATACGCACAACAGCGGCTGGAGAACCGCCTGCACGAGCTGCTGGGCGCCGTACACGTTGACGCCGCGCGGCTTGCCCAGGAAGTCGCTTATCTGGTCTCGCGGTCGGACATCGCCGAGGAACTGACCCGTTTTCAAAGCCACCTGGTCCAGGCGCGCCAACTGATAGCCGAAAACCCTGAGGTAGGGAAGAAACTCGATTTCCTGCTGCAGGAATTGAACAGGGAAGCCAATACGCTGCTGTCAAAAACGTCGGACGTACCTCAGATCGGCGGGGAGGTTGGACGCCAGGCGATCGAAATGAAATCGGAAATTGAGAAGATACGCGAGCAGGTGCAAAACATCGAGTGA
- a CDS encoding ABC transporter ATP-binding protein — protein MSQVQSLLGFLRPYRLRFAMAVVLMAVVGACEAITALLIKPVGDNVLKPGASSSGIRLFDLPWNHHTVYLQDFFPGHIHNVWTVVALAIIAVSIVKGISQYSATVSINFIGQSAVRNLRNQLYAKIVEQSMAFFKRNPTGRLMSAISNDTDKIQYAVSQVSADFLRYSFTLIGLLAVIFSVDWKLAMASLLLVPLVVLPSANIGRSIRRSSRSSQDRMADINNLVQETFTGIGIVKAFVMEHFEVARFKAATHKLLHTNMRWVRAQAVTAPLMELLGAITVAGLLLYERNEILHHAQTMGGFLVFLYALIKMYEPIKRLTGVNNAVQQAVGASEQVFQFLQISPEVKEKHSALELPVFKDEIVFDDVDFEYEPGVPLLQDVNLRIRKGEVVALVGSSGAGKTTLASLLPRFYDVTRGRLLVDGHNVRDLKLGSLRSQIGMVTQGTILFNDTIFNNICYGNGSRTRADVEEAARAALAHDFITERPGGYQGMIGERGQRLSGGQRQRLAIARALLKNSPILILDEATSELDTESEALVQKALGNLMSGRTVLVIAHRLSTVRRADRIVVLDRGTISEVGTHEDLVTRGGIYQRLHELQFVDSEA, from the coding sequence ATGAGCCAAGTTCAAAGCCTGCTAGGATTTCTCCGACCTTACAGACTGCGTTTCGCCATGGCTGTGGTCCTGATGGCTGTGGTGGGCGCTTGCGAGGCGATTACCGCCCTGCTCATCAAGCCTGTGGGCGACAATGTCCTCAAACCTGGGGCCAGTTCGTCCGGCATCCGGCTTTTCGATCTTCCCTGGAACCATCACACCGTCTATCTGCAAGACTTTTTCCCCGGTCACATCCACAATGTCTGGACCGTCGTGGCGCTTGCGATCATCGCCGTTTCCATTGTGAAGGGCATCTCGCAGTATAGCGCCACGGTCAGCATCAATTTTATTGGCCAATCCGCTGTCCGGAACCTTCGCAATCAGCTTTACGCCAAAATCGTTGAGCAGTCGATGGCCTTTTTCAAGCGGAACCCTACTGGCCGTCTGATGTCGGCAATCAGCAACGACACTGACAAAATTCAGTATGCGGTTTCCCAGGTGTCTGCGGATTTCCTGAGATATTCCTTTACCCTGATTGGGTTACTTGCAGTCATCTTCTCCGTCGATTGGAAACTGGCCATGGCATCGCTTTTGCTGGTCCCCCTGGTGGTTTTGCCATCAGCCAACATCGGAAGATCGATCCGCCGTTCCAGCCGTTCCAGCCAGGACAGAATGGCCGACATCAACAACCTCGTTCAGGAGACTTTCACGGGAATCGGTATCGTAAAGGCTTTTGTGATGGAGCACTTTGAAGTCGCGCGGTTCAAGGCGGCGACACACAAGCTGCTCCACACCAACATGCGCTGGGTGAGGGCGCAGGCTGTGACGGCCCCGCTGATGGAACTTCTGGGCGCGATCACCGTCGCCGGGCTTCTGCTATATGAGCGCAATGAAATTCTCCACCATGCGCAGACGATGGGCGGATTTCTCGTTTTCCTTTATGCGCTGATCAAGATGTACGAGCCGATCAAGCGGTTGACGGGCGTCAACAACGCCGTGCAGCAGGCCGTTGGAGCTTCCGAACAGGTTTTCCAGTTTCTGCAGATCAGTCCCGAGGTAAAAGAAAAACACAGCGCGCTAGAATTGCCCGTTTTTAAGGATGAGATCGTTTTTGACGATGTGGACTTTGAATATGAACCGGGTGTGCCGCTGCTGCAAGACGTCAATCTGAGAATCAGGAAGGGTGAAGTTGTGGCGCTGGTGGGATCGAGCGGGGCCGGAAAAACAACCCTGGCCAGCCTGCTCCCCAGGTTCTATGATGTTACTCGCGGGCGGCTGCTGGTTGACGGCCACAACGTGCGTGATCTCAAACTGGGTTCGCTGCGCTCCCAGATCGGAATGGTCACGCAGGGAACCATCCTTTTTAACGACACCATTTTCAACAACATCTGCTATGGTAACGGGTCGCGGACCCGGGCTGATGTGGAAGAGGCGGCCCGTGCCGCGCTGGCACACGACTTCATTACCGAGAGGCCCGGCGGATACCAGGGCATGATCGGCGAGCGCGGCCAGCGTCTTTCCGGCGGGCAGCGGCAGCGCCTGGCGATTGCTCGCGCGCTGCTGAAGAATTCTCCGATTCTGATCCTGGACGAAGCCACGTCGGAGCTGGATACGGAATCCGAAGCCCTGGTGCAAAAGGCGCTGGGAAACCTGATGTCGGGCCGAACGGTCCTTGTGATTGCCCACCGGCTCAGCACGGTCCGGCGCGCGGACCGCATCGTGGTGCTGGACCGCGGGACCATCTCGGAAGTGGGCACGCACGAGGACCTGGTGACGCGTGGCGGAATATATCAGCGCCTGCACGAACTTCAATTCGTGGACAGCGAAGCGTAG
- the gmk gene encoding guanylate kinase, translating to MSPPGPNVLPSRLGSVFVISAPSGAGKTTLIQKLRVSVRGLVFSVSYTTRPPRAGEKHGREYFFVSQQEFRRRAAQGEFVEWARVHSQYYGTSWRTLREAQEVGQDILLDIDVQGHRKLRRRIPDTVSVFVVPPSFADLEERLRRRHEDPPEVIAERLAMSRREVAHWKEYDYVIVNDRLSTAAQALRNIVLASRLRRRCQDRRVREIIGKFIGG from the coding sequence GTGAGCCCACCCGGACCCAACGTGCTGCCCAGCAGGCTTGGCAGCGTCTTCGTGATCTCCGCGCCTTCGGGCGCGGGCAAGACCACCCTGATCCAGAAGCTCAGGGTCTCGGTGCGCGGTCTGGTGTTCTCCGTCTCTTACACCACGCGCCCTCCGCGCGCGGGAGAAAAACACGGTCGCGAGTACTTTTTTGTTTCGCAGCAGGAATTCAGGCGGCGGGCGGCGCAAGGCGAATTCGTGGAATGGGCGCGGGTCCACAGCCAATATTACGGAACTTCCTGGCGCACGCTGCGGGAGGCTCAGGAAGTTGGCCAGGACATTCTGCTGGATATCGACGTCCAGGGACATAGAAAGCTGCGCCGGCGGATTCCGGACACCGTGAGCGTCTTTGTGGTGCCGCCGTCCTTCGCTGACCTTGAAGAACGGCTTCGCCGCCGCCATGAGGACCCTCCCGAGGTTATTGCCGAACGCCTTGCAATGTCGCGCCGGGAAGTGGCACATTGGAAGGAGTATGATTACGTGATTGTGAACGATCGGCTTTCCACTGCTGCCCAGGCCCTCCGCAATATTGTGCTTGCTTCGCGCTTGCGCCGCAGGTGTCAGGACCGGCGCGTCAGGGAGATTATTGGAAAGTTTATTGGAGGATAG